A stretch of the Paenibacillus dendritiformis genome encodes the following:
- a CDS encoding type II restriction enzyme, giving the protein MAASRLRKKDVIWEKLFDRYDILQQVNANGYFDITSQQINGLEPGVQARIQCKFDTSGELSPCFARHGLGILPVSNGHYTIARFPIFHPLEDIEKLPVHRAYWRFPSFETVQADGSSSTSEANALHTAHMSDMLHRFRGLDPAEPLELTFSGRMRSPAFSFHVGSYPRPLQVERSQQMEIDAGFESNREILIFEAKNSIPHDFCVRQLYYPYRALRSRPQLTKPVVPIYFLYSDGVYYLFEYRFQEPMRYDSLVLVRAAAYRIEGGLSKDRVLAIAEATPAGAEPAGVPFPQANSFERIINLLELLAEEDMLKSDIERLYRFDKRQSDYYANAGVYLDLAETCRTPEGTAVRLTGEGRALMQLTVQERHEALLRKLFARPAIRDILLACLARGEAIPEADAMNRMRRHGVELNPSTQRRRAQSILAWYGWLARLIG; this is encoded by the coding sequence ATGGCGGCGAGCCGGCTGCGGAAAAAAGATGTTATCTGGGAGAAACTGTTTGACCGCTACGATATTTTGCAGCAAGTGAACGCCAACGGGTATTTCGACATTACGAGCCAGCAGATTAACGGGTTGGAGCCCGGGGTGCAGGCACGAATCCAGTGCAAATTCGATACTTCCGGGGAGCTGTCCCCCTGCTTCGCCCGTCACGGGCTCGGCATTCTGCCCGTATCGAACGGACACTATACGATCGCCCGCTTCCCGATCTTCCATCCGCTAGAGGACATTGAGAAGCTTCCGGTTCACCGGGCCTACTGGCGCTTCCCGTCCTTCGAGACGGTGCAGGCGGACGGCAGCAGCTCCACGAGCGAAGCCAATGCACTGCATACAGCCCATATGAGCGACATGCTCCACCGCTTCCGCGGACTCGACCCGGCAGAGCCGCTCGAGCTGACCTTCAGCGGGCGAATGCGTTCCCCCGCCTTCTCGTTCCATGTGGGGAGCTATCCGCGTCCGCTTCAGGTAGAACGCAGCCAGCAGATGGAGATTGACGCCGGCTTCGAATCGAACCGCGAGATTCTGATATTCGAGGCGAAGAACAGCATTCCGCACGATTTCTGCGTGCGCCAGCTGTACTATCCATACCGCGCCTTGCGTTCGCGTCCGCAGCTGACGAAGCCGGTCGTTCCGATTTATTTCTTGTATTCGGACGGCGTCTATTATTTATTCGAATACCGCTTCCAGGAGCCGATGCGCTATGATTCCCTCGTCTTGGTGCGCGCAGCCGCCTATCGCATTGAAGGCGGGCTGTCGAAGGACAGAGTGCTCGCCATCGCGGAGGCCACCCCGGCCGGCGCCGAGCCGGCCGGAGTCCCGTTCCCGCAGGCGAACTCGTTCGAGCGCATCATCAATCTGCTGGAGCTGCTGGCGGAAGAGGATATGCTCAAGTCCGACATCGAACGGCTGTACCGGTTCGATAAGAGACAATCGGACTATTACGCCAATGCCGGCGTCTATCTCGATCTGGCGGAGACCTGCCGCACGCCCGAAGGAACGGCCGTCCGCCTTACCGGGGAAGGCCGGGCCCTGATGCAGCTTACGGTGCAGGAGCGCCATGAGGCGCTTCTGCGCAAGCTGTTCGCCAGACCGGCCATCCGCGACATTCTGCTCGCCTGCCTGGCGCGGGGCGAAGCGATTCCCGAAGCGGACGCGATGAACCGGATGCGCCGGCATGGCGTCGAATTGAACCCATCGACCCAGCGCAGGCGCGCCCAGTCAATACTGGCCTGGTACGGCTGGCTTGCACGTCTGATAGGGTGA
- a CDS encoding DNA adenine methylase: MLKPILKWAGGKRQLLPDIRRRLPRLDWTQAAYYEPFIGGAALLFDLMPPRAFINDVNGELINLYETIRREPEALIDALRVHRNEESYYYEVRSWDRKPEEYAQMDAVTRAARLVYLNRTCYNGLYRVNAKGQNNVPFGRYKQPDIVQEETIRALASYFQSADIAMTVGDFEQAVEPAQAGDFVYFDPPYDVLTKTAAFTSYAKDGFGRDEQLRLANLFRELDRRGVYVMLSNHATDYIRELYDGFPLHIVQARRNINSKATARGAVDEVLVMNYQPEE, encoded by the coding sequence ATGTTGAAACCGATACTCAAATGGGCGGGAGGCAAGCGCCAACTGCTCCCCGACATCCGCCGCCGTCTGCCGCGCCTCGACTGGACGCAGGCGGCCTATTACGAGCCGTTCATCGGGGGCGCCGCGCTGCTGTTCGATCTGATGCCGCCGCGCGCCTTCATCAACGACGTGAACGGCGAGCTGATTAATCTGTACGAGACGATCCGCCGCGAGCCGGAAGCGCTTATCGACGCGCTGCGCGTCCACCGGAACGAAGAGAGCTATTATTATGAAGTCCGCTCCTGGGACCGGAAGCCGGAGGAATACGCCCAGATGGACGCCGTTACCCGGGCGGCCCGTCTCGTCTATTTGAACCGGACATGCTATAACGGCCTCTACCGGGTCAATGCGAAGGGGCAGAATAACGTTCCCTTCGGGCGCTACAAGCAGCCGGATATCGTCCAGGAGGAGACGATCCGCGCCCTGGCCTCTTATTTCCAATCGGCGGATATCGCCATGACCGTCGGCGACTTCGAACAGGCCGTGGAACCGGCGCAGGCGGGAGACTTCGTCTACTTCGATCCGCCGTACGACGTCTTGACCAAGACCGCTGCCTTCACTTCCTATGCGAAGGACGGCTTCGGACGGGACGAGCAGCTGCGGCTGGCCAACCTGTTCCGGGAGCTGGACAGGCGCGGCGTCTATGTGATGCTGTCGAACCATGCGACAGATTATATACGCGAACTGTATGACGGCTTCCCGCTCCATATCGTGCAGGCCCGCCGCAATATCAACTCCAAGGCGACCGCCCGCGGCGCGGTGGACGAGGTGCTGGTCATGAACTATCAGCCCGAAGAATAA
- a CDS encoding Fe-Mn family superoxide dismutase: MEYIYGSLMPVRVLEEIVFWKKQEREHIEVILAIVPQLEPEYVQVLREWQPVFTKTEEAASAWLQFILSQGGSTPADTMHKIELLLKASVYQSEQFVKHLETMKQYSRAVKSVPLAPIVFDHIADESVYFLNVVHALKEKPLSSFTSPDVPGAHAAQSGHAVQPKAFIHEAPYSEDGSSFEPQSEAEYPLTADEREDEEGSPVPEPTAAPSPASGILAYIGSAQTPQTPQTAQTPQAAQATQEAEPMPEHGEARSAPRDASFGSITYREWPYAPRGWPPGHPEHQPPVPEYYLRAEPDSVPIGGHTLPPLPYSYDALEPYIDETTMRVHHDKHHQSYVDGLNQAERALAEARRTGRFDLVKHWENELAFHGAGHYLHTIFWNTMNPVGGGQPTGDLLDQITRDFGSFKAFKMHFSKAAEKVEGGGWTILVWSPRSRRLEILQAEKHQNLSQWDVIPLLPIDVWEHAYYLKHKNERAKYIEDWWHVVNWPEVDERFQAARTLAWKPY; the protein is encoded by the coding sequence TTGGAGTACATATATGGGTCGCTGATGCCCGTCCGCGTGCTCGAAGAGATCGTTTTTTGGAAAAAACAAGAGCGCGAGCACATCGAGGTCATTCTCGCCATCGTGCCGCAGCTTGAGCCGGAATATGTTCAAGTGTTGCGGGAATGGCAGCCGGTCTTCACCAAGACCGAGGAAGCGGCCTCGGCCTGGCTCCAGTTCATTCTGTCGCAAGGAGGAAGCACTCCTGCCGATACGATGCACAAGATCGAGCTGCTGCTCAAGGCGTCCGTCTATCAATCCGAGCAGTTCGTGAAGCATCTGGAGACGATGAAGCAGTACAGCCGCGCGGTGAAGAGCGTGCCGCTCGCCCCGATCGTATTCGATCATATCGCCGATGAATCCGTCTACTTCCTGAACGTCGTGCACGCCTTGAAAGAGAAACCGCTGTCTTCCTTCACTTCACCGGACGTTCCGGGGGCGCATGCCGCGCAGTCCGGCCACGCCGTGCAGCCGAAGGCGTTCATCCACGAAGCCCCCTATTCCGAGGACGGCAGCAGCTTCGAGCCGCAGTCGGAAGCGGAATATCCATTGACAGCCGATGAGAGAGAAGATGAGGAGGGCTCCCCTGTTCCGGAGCCAACCGCAGCGCCATCGCCTGCTTCGGGCATTTTGGCTTACATCGGTTCGGCACAGACGCCCCAGACGCCCCAGACGGCCCAGACACCGCAAGCGGCCCAAGCGACACAAGAGGCGGAGCCGATGCCGGAGCATGGCGAAGCCCGGAGCGCGCCGCGAGACGCCTCCTTCGGCAGCATAACGTACCGCGAGTGGCCGTACGCCCCGAGGGGATGGCCGCCCGGCCACCCTGAGCACCAGCCGCCGGTGCCGGAGTACTATCTGCGGGCGGAGCCGGACTCCGTGCCGATCGGCGGCCACACGCTGCCGCCATTGCCGTATTCGTACGACGCGTTGGAGCCGTATATCGACGAGACGACGATGCGGGTGCATCACGACAAGCACCATCAGAGCTATGTCGACGGCTTGAACCAGGCCGAACGCGCCTTGGCGGAAGCGCGGCGCACCGGCCGCTTCGATCTGGTGAAGCACTGGGAAAATGAGCTTGCCTTTCACGGAGCGGGCCACTATTTGCACACGATTTTCTGGAATACGATGAATCCGGTAGGCGGGGGACAGCCGACCGGAGATCTGCTCGACCAGATTACGCGGGATTTCGGAAGCTTCAAAGCGTTCAAAATGCATTTCTCCAAGGCCGCGGAGAAGGTGGAGGGCGGCGGCTGGACGATTCTGGTCTGGAGCCCGCGCAGCCGCCGCTTGGAGATTTTGCAGGCGGAGAAGCATCAGAATCTGTCGCAGTGGGACGTCATCCCGCTCCTTCCGATCGATGTATGGGAGCACGCCTACTACTTGAAGCACAAGAACGAACGGGCCAAATACATCGAGGATTGGTGGCATGTCGTCAATTGGCCGGAGGTCGACGAACGGTTCCAGGCGGCGCGCACCCTGGCATGGAAACCGTATTAA
- a CDS encoding alpha/beta hydrolase, with the protein MSTPVVTSPALQPEWIGSSGLAPAAARRIRLKHIVIALSLSTVFAASVIFLALHGFIAWMFANPQVPPLFSNPMEAKGMPYETVTFPAADGHTLVDGWYIPSDSASTRTIIFSHGYGANREEYWVPMYDLAQFAHRLDYNVIMFDYGFASEQHKTTATGGKLEKEQLLGAVNLAKERGASHIVVWGFSMGAGTALQAALLTEDIDAMILDSTFLLEPDTLYHNLKQYVPLPKHPSLDLLRFFFPALNGTSLAQIPYNEVKATSYEMPTLIIHGTADTKAPYEIAEQIAAHQSNKLSESWIVPNVQHELIYRTHRKDYLGKAAAFLSAAYRADAASIIARP; encoded by the coding sequence ATGAGCACACCTGTCGTCACATCGCCCGCGCTTCAACCGGAATGGATCGGGTCCTCGGGTCTGGCGCCTGCGGCCGCACGCCGCATTCGCCTGAAGCATATCGTGATCGCCCTGTCCTTATCGACAGTGTTCGCCGCATCGGTCATCTTCCTCGCCCTGCACGGCTTTATCGCCTGGATGTTCGCCAATCCTCAGGTGCCTCCGCTCTTCTCCAACCCGATGGAGGCCAAGGGAATGCCGTACGAGACGGTGACCTTTCCGGCGGCGGACGGCCATACGCTCGTCGACGGCTGGTATATTCCTTCGGACTCCGCTTCCACGCGCACGATCATTTTCAGCCACGGCTATGGCGCGAACCGCGAGGAATATTGGGTGCCGATGTACGATCTGGCCCAGTTCGCCCATCGGCTTGACTATAACGTCATCATGTTCGATTACGGCTTCGCCTCGGAGCAGCACAAGACCACCGCCACCGGGGGCAAGCTGGAGAAGGAGCAGCTGCTCGGGGCCGTGAACCTGGCCAAGGAACGAGGAGCCTCCCATATCGTCGTCTGGGGCTTCTCGATGGGAGCCGGCACCGCCCTCCAGGCCGCGCTCTTGACCGAGGACATCGACGCGATGATTTTGGACAGCACCTTCCTGCTGGAGCCGGATACGCTGTACCACAATCTGAAGCAGTACGTGCCGCTGCCGAAGCATCCGTCGCTCGATCTGCTGCGGTTCTTCTTCCCGGCGCTGAACGGCACCAGCCTGGCGCAGATCCCGTACAACGAGGTCAAGGCCACCAGCTACGAGATGCCGACGCTCATCATTCACGGAACCGCGGATACGAAGGCGCCGTACGAGATTGCCGAGCAGATCGCGGCTCATCAGAGCAACAAGCTGTCCGAATCCTGGATCGTGCCGAATGTGCAGCATGAGCTGATCTACCGCACGCACCGCAAAGACTACCTCGGCAAGGCCGCCGCATTTCTGAGCGCAGCCTACCGCGCGGATGCCGCATCGATCATCGCCCGCCCGTAA